The segment CCATGTGATTGGTATTGTCCAATTAATGGTAACTAAACCATTACTCACAGAAACAGGGTTTAATGTAATGCTGCCAACAGTGAAAGTAACAGTTCCTTCATTCATGGGATTACCATAGTAATCAGTTACATGTGCTGTGAAGGTCACATTCTGACCAGCATAAACACTAACAGGTTCCAGGGTAGTAGTGGTAGGTGCTTGGTTTACTGTTATTGGTGTTGAAACAGTTTGATGATCTATTGTAGCTGTGATGTAAGCATTACCCAGAGTATTAGCTGTGAAAACAGAACTTGCAGTACCATTCACCAGCACAGTAGATAATGGGTTCATGGTTCCAATATTATTTCCAAAATCAACTATTACTCCATCGGGCACATGACCATTTGCAGGATCATGGTAAGCTCCATTGTTATCATGCTGTAAATTTACTGTTACTGTTGTATTTCCATTGAAAGTTGTTGTAGAATTAGCTGCAGTAATATTCAAAACCAACCAAGAACTTACATCAACAACACCACCACCAGTGCTAGATACATAAATTGATGGATTACTGTTTGAACCCCACCAGTTAAGCGTAGCATCCAAAGTACCAAATAGACTGTAGATCTGACTGTTATTGGGACTATTTCCAACAATCCTGTTGAAATGAAAAACTCTAGAAGAAGCATCATCACCATAGTTCCAAATAGCACCACCTCTACCCAAAGTTGCGGTGTTGCCTGTGAATGTACTGTTAATCACAGTTAAACTTCCACCAGTATTATAAATAGCACCACCAAAATCTGCGGTGTTGCCTGTGAATGTACTGTTAATCACAGTTAAACTTCCACCAGTATTATAAATAGCACCCCCATAATCTGCGGTGTTGCCTGTGAATGTACTGTTAATCACAGTTAAACTTCCACCAGTATTAGAAATAGCACCACCAACAAATGCAGTGTTGCCTGTGAATGTACTGTTAATCACAGTTAAACTTCCACTATCACTACCAATAGCACCACCATCAGTTGCGGTGTTGCCTGTGAATGTACTGTTAATCAGAGTCAAAGTTCCACTATTCGAAATAGCACCACCACTAAATGCAGTGTTGCCTGTGAGTGTACTGTTAATCAGAGTCAAAGTTCCACTATTCGAAATAGCACCACCAACAAATGCAGTGTTGCCTGTGAGTGTACTGTTAATCACAGTTAAACTTCCACCATAGTTCCAAATAGCACCACCATCATAACTTGCGGTGTTGCCTGTGAGTGTACTGTTAATCACAGTTAAACTTCCACCATTCCAAATAGCACCACCAAACTTTGCAGTGTTGCCTGTGAATGTACTGTTAATTACAGTTAAACTTCCACCATTCCAAATAGCACCACCCCTATAATTTGCGGTGTTGCCTGTGAATGTACTATTAATCAGAGTTAAACTTCCACTGTTCCAAATAGCAACACCACCATAATCTGCGGTGTTGTTTGTTAGTGTTAGGTTGGTTATGGTAACTATTATTCCAGGTGCTATGTAGAATATATTGTTTCCGCTTTGTTGTCCGTTTATTATTGTGTTGTCCTGGTTTTCACCGGTTATTGTCATGTTCTGGTTGATGTCTATTCTGGATTCGTTGTAGGTTCCCTGTGCTATGTGAACTGTTCCGTTTGCTGCTACTGTGCCTGTGGCATTTGTTATGGTCTTTTTTGGCCCGCTTGTACCATTGTATGTGGCATTTAATCCATCCCATGTATCATTTCCCTGTGTACTAACATAGATTGTGGAATTATCTGTACCGGCTGCACTTACAGCATTAACACCAAAAGATAACACCACCACACACATTAGTAACATCAAAGGAATTTTAAGGATTGAATGTTTATTTTTGGTCTCCATTTTGTCTTTTTCACCTCCTTCATGCCCGTTCCGGTATATGAAATTATTATATCATCATATCCAAATCATAAATAATACATTCACAATAATAAAACTTCTGATTTAATCCTCAAAAATACGGATAATCAAAGCGAATAAAAAAGATTTACAAAAAAAATCAAGCCCATAGAAGATAATACTTCCAAATTAAACAATTCCACATTATTAACTGGAATATAAAAACAAAAATCACATATCATTCTTTAAATTGGTAAATGAATACAAAAAATATCCAATAAACATTAAAAATGTTCAACTACAACAAAACATGGCTATTCACAAAAACACACAAATAGAAAAAAAAGAATTCCAATTCCTGTGGTGCACCCTGCGGGGGTTCAGCTCCAAGCTTTACCGAGTCAGTCCGAATTGACCAATTCTTTGCTACCCTAGGTGATCAGGACGCCTTTCAAATACAGTTTAAATGGGTTTAAAATAGTATTTAATGAGTGAATTCAAAGTCTGTCACGTGCACCTGTTGGTTATCCTTATCCAATATGAAAATAGTAATTCTCATTTTATGTAAATTCAAAATTAGGGTCACGATCTAGTTATCTTGTTCTTTAAAAAAAAGAATAAAATGGGGTAAATGGTTTATTTTTTCCTTGGTGTGAATATTCCTCCGAGTACAGCTAGAATAGCCAGTACGAGTCCTGCAATTGGCATACCTGTATTTTGCATTGCTATGGTTTGTGTTGCTGCGTTTACTGTGTTTGTAGTGTTTTTTCCATTAGTGTTATTATTATTGTTAGACTTGTTAATTATGATTAATGTTGATTCAAGTTGATTGTCAACTGTTGCTGTAACATTTTCATTACCAATGTTTGCTGCTGTGAACTTTGTTGTGGCTTTGCCGTTTTTTAATATGGTTGATATTGTGTTTAAACTGCCTAGACTGGTATTTGATAGGTTGAAGGTTACAGGGGTTCCATCAGGCACATGACCCTTAACAGGATCATAATACTTTCCTGTATTGTCATGGAGTAAATCAGCAGTTACAGTTGAATTACCACCATTAGAGATACTTGTAGGGTTTGCAGTAATATTCAAAACTAACCAAGAAGTCACATTAACATTACTATTCACATAACTTGATGGACTACTGTTTGAACCCCACCAGTTAAGCGTAGCATCCACAATACCGAATGAATTGTATATTTGATTGGTATTTGGACTGTTTCCAACAATTCTATTAAAATGAACAACACCTGAACCACCCTCATTGTAGATTGCTCCACCATTCTGTTGTGCGGTGTTGCCTGTGAGTGTGCTACTGGTAACTGTTAAATTACCATGATCACTGCAGATTGCTCCACCATAACCTGCAGTGTTGTCTGTGAGTGTGCTGTTAGTAACTGTTAGAGTACCATCAATATTGGCGATTGCTCCACCATAACCATCGTTTGCGGTGTTGCCTGTGAGTGTGCTGTTGGTTATTGTTACATTACCAACCTGATTGAAGATTGCTCCACCATATGTTGCATTGTTACCGGTGAGTGTGCTACTGGTAACTGTTAAAGTACCATAATTGTAGATTGCTCCACCATAATCTGTTGCAGTGTTGCCTGTGAGTGTGCTGTTGGTAACTGTTAAATTATCACCACTATTGTAGATTACTCCACCCACACCTGCAGTGTTGTCTGTGAGTGTGCTGTTAGTAACTGTTAAAGTACCAGCATTGCAGATTGCTCCACCATATGTTGCATTGTTACCGGTGAATGTGCTGTTGGTTATTGTTACATTACCTAGCTCATTGAAGATTGCTCCACCATATGTTGCATTGTTACCGGTGAGTGTACTGTTGGTTATTGTTACATTACCTTGCTCATTGGCGATTGTTCCACCATATGTTGCATTGTTGCCTGTGAGTGTACTGTTAGTAACTGTTAAAGTACCATGATCATTGAAGATTGTTCCACCACAACCTGCAGTGTTGCCTGTGAGTGTGCTACTGGTAACTGTTAAATTACCACCATAATTGTAGATTGCTCCACCCCAATATGTTGCAGTGTTGTCTGTGAGTGTGCTACTGGTAACTGTTAAATTACCATGATCACTGCAGATTGCTCCACCACCATTAGATATTGCAGTGTTGTCTGTGAGTGTGCTGTTGGTTATTGTTAAAGTACCATGATAATTGTTGTAGATTGCTCCACCCACATCTGCGGTGTTGTCTGTGAGTGTGCTGTTGGTAACTGTTAAAGTACCATAATTGTAGATTGCTCCACCATAAGTTGCGTTTCCGTTGGTTAGTGTTAGGTGGGTTATGGTAACTGTTACTCCATTTTTTATTGTGAATATCCAGTTGGTGTTGGTTCCGTTTATTATGGTTCCTTGTTGGCTTTGTCCTGTGATGTTCATGTTTTTAGTGATTGTGAGGTTTGTATTCCCTGTTCCACTGTAGGTTCCATCTGCAATGTACACTGTTCCATTTTCAGTAACACTGTTTATTCCTTGACCTATTGTCTGGTATGGATGATCTATTGTTCCATTGTAGGAATCGTTTCCTCCAGTTGCGTTAACATAAACCGTTGACGCTGCACTAGCATTAGATACAGAAATCAGAACAACAAAAAGACCTAATAAAATCATTACTAACGTTTTATTGGTTATTACTTGCTTTTTGATATTTTCACCTCCTTTTATATTTTATTACAAGCAATTAACCTTAATG is part of the Methanobacterium aggregans genome and harbors:
- a CDS encoding beta strand repeat-containing protein, which encodes METKNKHSILKIPLMLLMCVVVLSFGVNAVSAAGTDNSTIYVSTQGNDTWDGLNATYNGTSGPKKTITNATGTVAANGTVHIAQGTYNESRIDINQNMTITGENQDNTIINGQQSGNNIFYIAPGIIVTITNLTLTNNTADYGGVAIWNSGSLTLINSTFTGNTANYRGGAIWNGGSLTVINSTFTGNTAKFGGAIWNGGSLTVINSTLTGNTASYDGGAIWNYGGSLTVINSTLTGNTAFVGGAISNSGTLTLINSTLTGNTAFSGGAISNSGTLTLINSTFTGNTATDGGAIGSDSGSLTVINSTFTGNTAFVGGAISNTGGSLTVINSTFTGNTADYGGAIYNTGGSLTVINSTFTGNTADFGGAIYNTGGSLTVINSTFTGNTATLGRGGAIWNYGDDASSRVFHFNRIVGNSPNNSQIYSLFGTLDATLNWWGSNSNPSIYVSSTGGGVVDVSSWLVLNITAANSTTTFNGNTTVTVNLQHDNNGAYHDPANGHVPDGVIVDFGNNIGTMNPLSTVLVNGTASSVFTANTLGNAYITATIDHQTVSTPITVNQAPTTTTLEPVSVYAGQNVTFTAHVTDYYGNPMNEGTVTFTVGSITLNPVSVSNGLVTINWTIPITWAVGNYSVVAEYSGSSNYLASSNGTNLTVTPNPTAVTVDSVSGYAGQNVTFTADLVDSNGNPVTDGQVGFTVNNTNIGTADVSNGTASITWAIPTTWTAGNYSVVAEYSGSNNYLASTNSTLLTLQPSSYLYLNTTTSKKNPTVGDTFLVTYKLSNKGPDNATNVTMSFQIPAGLEFVNVSVDNGTVTYNPTNRTITWTLNNVAVGDPYLYLRVRALGTGSYSILPMITSETFNRNTDPLTPFTVNVQEQNNSNSNRVNAASTTKTVPMQTTGMPIAELVLAILAVLGGVFTPRKK
- a CDS encoding beta strand repeat-containing protein, giving the protein MILLGLFVVLISVSNASAASTVYVNATGGNDSYNGTIDHPYQTIGQGINSVTENGTVYIADGTYSGTGNTNLTITKNMNITGQSQQGTIINGTNTNWIFTIKNGVTVTITHLTLTNGNATYGGAIYNYGTLTVTNSTLTDNTADVGGAIYNNYHGTLTITNSTLTDNTAISNGGGAICSDHGNLTVTSSTLTDNTATYWGGAIYNYGGNLTVTSSTLTGNTAGCGGTIFNDHGTLTVTNSTLTGNNATYGGTIANEQGNVTITNSTLTGNNATYGGAIFNELGNVTITNSTFTGNNATYGGAICNAGTLTVTNSTLTDNTAGVGGVIYNSGDNLTVTNSTLTGNTATDYGGAIYNYGTLTVTSSTLTGNNATYGGAIFNQVGNVTITNSTLTGNTANDGYGGAIANIDGTLTVTNSTLTDNTAGYGGAICSDHGNLTVTSSTLTGNTAQQNGGAIYNEGGSGVVHFNRIVGNSPNTNQIYNSFGIVDATLNWWGSNSSPSSYVNSNVNVTSWLVLNITANPTSISNGGNSTVTADLLHDNTGKYYDPVKGHVPDGTPVTFNLSNTSLGSLNTISTILKNGKATTKFTAANIGNENVTATVDNQLESTLIIINKSNNNNNTNGKNTTNTVNAATQTIAMQNTGMPIAGLVLAILAVLGGIFTPRKK